From the genome of Halictus rubicundus isolate RS-2024b chromosome 2, iyHalRubi1_principal, whole genome shotgun sequence, one region includes:
- the LOC143364138 gene encoding uncharacterized protein LOC143364138, which translates to MYDDDGTTADQKIDDDRNAMETDGIGSEQVVATTGGIGVGVGIGIGGSGTGAGGGTGLAGYWQHATSASYCPSLLDCWAMPPIAFGSQTLSLPREEN; encoded by the coding sequence ATGTACGACGACGACGGGACCACGGCGGACCAGAAGATCGATGACGACAGAAACGCGATGGAGACAGATGGCATCGGGAGCGAACAGGTCGTCGCGACAACCGGCGGTATCGGCGTCGGTGTTGGCATCGGGATAGGCGGTTCTGGAACCGGTGCCGGAGGAGGCACGGGTTTGGCTGGATACTGGCAGCACGCCACCAGTGCTAGTTATTGCCCCTCGTTGCTCGACTGCTGGGCCATGCCGCCGATCGCTTTCGGTTCCCAAACCTTGTCTCTGCCACGGGAGGAGAACTGA